In the genome of Actinomadura graeca, one region contains:
- a CDS encoding type I polyketide synthase: MEPIAIIGIGCRFPGADGPGEFWRLLTDRTDAISEVPPDRWNVDDLYDADPAVPGKMSTRWGGFVHDADRFDREFFGISPREAGAIDPQQRLLMEGAWDALQDAGQVRSDLTGSDTGVFVGISTNDYAMLQSSRLSGIGVYSGTGTALSIAANRLSYLFDLRGPSLAVDTACSSSLVAVLLACRSLWDGESRLALAGGVNVILSPMAGINFSKAGVMAADGRCKTFDARADGYVRGEGAGVVVLKPLARALADGDPVRAVIRGGAVMQDGRTNGLMAPNRLSQEALLRAAYRHSGVAPADVDFVEAHGTGTVLGDLMEAQALGSVLGAGRPPGRPCAVGSVKSNIGHLEAAAGVAGLIKTVLALEHRRLPASLHIEEPNPRIDFEALRLRVAAEPARLDGDGPVRAGVSSFGFGGTNAHLVIQEAPGGDRAGVPAGDRGPARAGGTVLIPFSARTPQALLQVAERHLGAFGHDLRNGNGSPNGQGPSDGDDPPDGAGTSNGNGPGAARDLDVAHDLDDIAYTAGARRSHHRHRLALVTGSRERAADQIRAFLKGETQGGTVSGDSGAQRRRKLVFVCSGQGPRWWPLDPALRDEPALLAKLEECDRLIRAEAGWSLLDQLWADEAASRLGESDHCQPALFAVQVALAGLWRSWGVVPDAVVGHSMGEVAAAHLSGALSLEDAVRVVCHRGRLIRTVAGRGRMAVAELTADAAREELRGREDRLAVAAVNAPASTVFTGDPEAVEEVAERLRKRGVFCRVLESVDFASHGPQMEPLTADLAAALRDVRPAAARLPMYSTVTGTTAEEGSLDGAYWARNIREPVLFDTAVAGLLDGGHDVFVELSPHPVLLPAIAQGTQARGKSAALLPSLRRDEPPRQSMLASLGELYVLGFEPAWTGLYPAPRRPVRLPGYPWQRERHWLALPGGQAGPGNGTGHPLLGHHVRLADAAAGHVWENTIAAEAPAFLDDHRVQGATVVPGAAWLEMARAAAAQASGGTPGAAITLTGFELQRMLVLGDDAAALQVRVSGADGTGLAFRAYARPADDTRGRPGWTLHATGRIVPAGPAEDDLRALDLDAARTRCGNEIASADFYEAMRSRGMEYGPAFQAVERLWSGEREALAVLAVPSATVPEVGAYGVHPVLLDAGLQVLGAAVQAGTGADERRPYVPAAVGRVVVAPGTSGAGAPRRLWAHARLRPADGAAPADGAVPAGVVGDVRLADDDGTTVVLFEGVHARRLDGGVRPAAAAELARARYEVRWRPQERTAAGPAKAAGGGWLVLADDGGVGAELAGRLARAGEPVVRVSAGDGYDEADPDHLTARPDRGDDVRRAVAEARRRLGTLRGVVHLWSLDAPAPERTGTAGLRAAQDRGVVSALHLIQALTDDPPPGAAPRLWLLTGGVHAVDDPPPAVSVAQAPLWGLGRVAQLEHPELRPTLVDLEPSPGAPAAEWLAGELHADDPETQVAYRAGRRHVARLVGTGSRRAVPVDVVRGDAAYLVTGGFGALGLLTARWLAGRGARHLVLVGRNAPGAAAEEMLRELRGAGTEVTVARADVGDEEALARVLAEAAASMPPVRGVVHAAGVLEDATLGTLDPARLLSVLEPKVAGAWNLHRLTAGLPLDFFVLFSSIAGTLGSPGQGNYAAGNAFLDALASARASEGRPALSIAWGPWAGTGLSVREGGADRLVALAGIEGIAADTGMEALDRLLGLRTPQIAVAPVDWSRWASASAASGGSPLVSELVAAAGAEAAAAGDTVRRGTLTADGLAAADPGDRRELLEAYLRVEIARALDMPPGRLDVEEPMNSVGLDSLVAVGIKNQIEVDLGISVPMVDVLEGSSVRRLAERMLLPATPEVPRPPAGDDDWEEFDVI, translated from the coding sequence ATGGAACCCATAGCGATCATCGGAATCGGGTGCCGGTTTCCGGGCGCCGACGGCCCCGGCGAGTTCTGGAGGCTGCTGACGGACCGGACGGACGCCATCTCCGAGGTGCCGCCCGACCGCTGGAACGTCGACGACCTCTACGACGCCGACCCGGCGGTGCCCGGGAAGATGAGCACGCGCTGGGGCGGCTTCGTCCACGACGCCGACCGGTTCGACCGCGAGTTCTTCGGCATCTCCCCCCGCGAGGCGGGCGCCATCGACCCGCAGCAGCGGCTGCTGATGGAGGGCGCCTGGGACGCCCTCCAGGACGCCGGGCAGGTGCGCTCGGACCTCACCGGCAGCGACACCGGCGTCTTCGTCGGCATCAGCACGAACGACTACGCGATGCTCCAGTCCTCGCGGCTGAGCGGCATCGGCGTGTACTCCGGCACCGGCACCGCGCTCAGCATCGCCGCCAACCGGCTCTCCTACCTGTTCGACCTGAGGGGACCGAGCCTCGCCGTGGACACGGCGTGCTCCTCGTCCCTGGTGGCGGTGCTCCTGGCCTGCCGGAGCCTGTGGGACGGGGAGTCGCGGCTGGCGCTCGCCGGCGGCGTGAACGTGATCCTCTCGCCCATGGCCGGCATCAACTTCAGCAAGGCCGGGGTCATGGCCGCCGACGGGCGCTGCAAGACGTTCGACGCCCGCGCCGACGGCTACGTGCGCGGCGAGGGCGCGGGCGTCGTCGTGCTGAAGCCGCTGGCGCGGGCCCTCGCCGACGGCGACCCGGTCAGGGCGGTGATCCGCGGCGGCGCGGTCATGCAGGACGGCCGCACCAACGGGCTCATGGCGCCGAACCGCCTGTCGCAGGAGGCGCTGCTGCGGGCCGCGTACCGGCACAGCGGCGTCGCGCCCGCCGACGTGGACTTCGTCGAGGCGCACGGCACCGGCACGGTGCTCGGCGACCTGATGGAGGCCCAGGCGCTGGGGTCCGTCCTCGGCGCCGGCCGCCCGCCGGGCCGCCCGTGCGCCGTCGGCTCGGTCAAGTCGAACATCGGCCACCTGGAGGCCGCCGCCGGGGTCGCGGGCCTGATCAAGACGGTGCTGGCGCTGGAGCACCGCCGCCTCCCGGCCAGCCTCCACATCGAGGAGCCGAACCCGCGCATCGACTTCGAGGCGCTGCGGCTGCGGGTGGCCGCGGAGCCCGCGCGCCTGGACGGCGACGGGCCGGTCCGGGCGGGCGTCAGCTCGTTCGGGTTCGGCGGCACGAACGCGCACCTGGTGATCCAGGAGGCGCCGGGCGGCGACCGTGCCGGCGTCCCCGCCGGTGACCGCGGCCCGGCGCGGGCGGGCGGGACCGTCCTGATCCCGTTCTCGGCCCGGACGCCCCAGGCGCTGCTCCAGGTCGCGGAACGGCACCTCGGCGCCTTCGGCCACGACCTCCGGAACGGCAACGGCTCGCCCAACGGCCAGGGACCTTCCGACGGCGACGACCCGCCCGACGGCGCCGGTACGTCCAACGGGAACGGCCCCGGCGCCGCGCGCGACCTCGACGTCGCGCACGACCTCGACGACATTGCCTACACGGCCGGTGCCCGCCGCTCGCACCACCGCCACCGCCTGGCGCTCGTCACGGGCAGCCGCGAGCGGGCGGCCGACCAGATCCGGGCGTTCCTCAAGGGCGAGACCCAGGGCGGGACGGTCTCGGGCGACTCCGGTGCCCAGCGGCGGCGGAAGCTGGTCTTCGTCTGCTCCGGGCAGGGGCCGCGCTGGTGGCCGCTCGACCCGGCGCTGCGGGACGAGCCGGCCCTGCTCGCGAAGCTGGAGGAGTGCGACCGCCTCATCCGCGCGGAGGCCGGCTGGTCCCTGCTCGATCAGCTGTGGGCGGACGAGGCGGCGAGCCGTCTCGGCGAGTCCGACCACTGCCAGCCGGCCCTGTTCGCCGTGCAGGTCGCGCTGGCGGGACTGTGGCGGTCGTGGGGCGTCGTCCCGGACGCCGTGGTCGGCCACAGCATGGGCGAGGTGGCGGCGGCGCACCTGTCGGGCGCGCTGAGCCTGGAGGACGCCGTCCGCGTCGTCTGCCATCGCGGCCGGCTGATCCGGACGGTCGCCGGGCGGGGGCGGATGGCCGTCGCCGAGCTGACCGCCGACGCCGCCCGCGAGGAGCTGCGCGGCCGGGAGGACCGGCTGGCCGTCGCGGCGGTCAACGCCCCCGCCTCGACGGTGTTCACCGGTGACCCGGAGGCCGTCGAGGAGGTCGCGGAACGGCTCCGGAAGCGGGGCGTGTTCTGCCGCGTCCTGGAGTCGGTCGACTTCGCCTCGCACGGCCCGCAGATGGAGCCGCTCACGGCCGACCTCGCCGCCGCCCTCCGCGACGTGCGCCCGGCGGCGGCGCGGCTGCCGATGTACTCGACGGTGACCGGCACGACCGCGGAGGAAGGGTCGCTCGACGGCGCCTACTGGGCCAGGAACATCCGGGAGCCGGTCCTGTTCGACACGGCCGTCGCCGGTCTCCTCGACGGCGGCCACGACGTGTTCGTCGAACTGTCGCCGCACCCCGTGCTGCTGCCCGCCATCGCGCAGGGCACGCAGGCCCGCGGGAAGAGCGCCGCGCTCCTGCCGTCCCTCCGCAGGGACGAGCCGCCGCGCCAGAGCATGCTGGCGTCGCTGGGCGAGCTGTACGTCCTGGGGTTCGAGCCCGCCTGGACGGGCCTGTACCCCGCCCCGCGCCGCCCGGTGCGGCTGCCGGGCTACCCCTGGCAGCGCGAGCGGCACTGGCTCGCCCTTCCCGGCGGGCAGGCGGGCCCGGGCAACGGCACCGGCCACCCCCTCCTCGGGCACCACGTGCGGCTGGCCGACGCCGCGGCGGGCCACGTGTGGGAGAACACCATCGCCGCTGAGGCGCCCGCCTTCCTCGACGACCACCGGGTCCAGGGCGCGACGGTGGTCCCGGGCGCCGCCTGGCTGGAGATGGCCCGGGCCGCCGCGGCGCAGGCGTCCGGCGGGACGCCCGGTGCCGCGATCACCCTGACCGGGTTCGAGCTCCAGCGCATGCTCGTGCTGGGCGATGACGCGGCCGCGCTCCAGGTGCGCGTGTCCGGCGCGGACGGGACGGGCCTGGCCTTCCGCGCCTACGCGCGCCCGGCGGACGACACCCGTGGCAGGCCCGGATGGACCCTGCACGCGACCGGGAGGATCGTGCCCGCCGGCCCGGCGGAGGACGACCTCCGGGCGCTGGACCTCGACGCCGCCCGCACCCGCTGCGGGAACGAGATCGCCTCCGCCGACTTCTACGAGGCGATGCGCTCGCGCGGGATGGAGTACGGCCCCGCGTTCCAGGCGGTCGAGCGGCTCTGGTCGGGCGAGCGGGAGGCGCTGGCGGTCCTCGCGGTGCCCTCCGCGACCGTCCCCGAGGTCGGCGCGTACGGCGTCCACCCGGTGCTGCTCGACGCGGGCCTCCAAGTCCTGGGCGCCGCGGTCCAGGCCGGGACCGGCGCCGACGAGCGGCGGCCCTACGTCCCCGCCGCCGTCGGCCGGGTCGTGGTGGCGCCCGGAACATCCGGCGCGGGCGCCCCGCGACGCCTGTGGGCCCACGCGCGCCTGCGCCCCGCCGACGGTGCCGCTCCGGCCGACGGCGCCGTCCCGGCCGGGGTGGTCGGGGACGTGCGGCTGGCCGACGACGACGGCACGACCGTCGTCCTCTTCGAGGGCGTGCACGCCAGGCGCCTCGACGGCGGCGTCCGCCCGGCCGCGGCGGCGGAACTCGCCCGCGCCCGCTACGAGGTGCGGTGGCGGCCGCAGGAGCGCACCGCGGCCGGGCCCGCGAAGGCGGCCGGTGGTGGCTGGCTCGTCCTCGCCGACGACGGCGGCGTGGGGGCGGAGCTGGCGGGACGTCTCGCGCGGGCCGGGGAGCCGGTCGTGCGGGTGTCCGCCGGTGACGGCTACGACGAGGCGGACCCGGACCACCTCACGGCCCGTCCCGATCGCGGCGACGACGTGCGCCGCGCCGTGGCGGAGGCGCGTCGGCGGCTGGGGACGCTGCGCGGCGTCGTCCACCTCTGGTCCCTGGACGCCCCGGCGCCGGAACGGACCGGCACCGCCGGCCTCCGCGCCGCGCAGGACCGGGGCGTGGTGAGCGCCCTCCACCTGATCCAGGCGCTCACGGACGACCCGCCGCCCGGTGCCGCGCCGCGCCTGTGGCTCCTGACCGGCGGCGTCCACGCCGTGGACGACCCGCCGCCCGCCGTGTCGGTCGCGCAGGCGCCCCTCTGGGGGCTCGGCAGGGTCGCGCAACTCGAACACCCCGAACTGCGTCCGACGCTCGTCGATTTGGAGCCCAGCCCGGGCGCCCCGGCGGCGGAGTGGCTCGCGGGCGAACTCCACGCGGACGACCCCGAGACCCAGGTGGCGTATCGAGCCGGGCGGCGGCACGTGGCGCGCCTGGTGGGCACCGGGTCGCGGCGCGCCGTCCCCGTCGACGTCGTGCGCGGCGACGCCGCGTACCTCGTGACGGGCGGGTTCGGCGCCCTCGGCCTGCTGACGGCCCGGTGGCTCGCCGGACGGGGCGCGCGCCACCTCGTGCTCGTCGGCCGGAACGCGCCCGGCGCCGCCGCCGAGGAGATGCTGCGGGAGCTGCGGGGCGCGGGCACCGAGGTCACGGTGGCACGGGCCGACGTGGGCGACGAGGAGGCGCTGGCCCGCGTCCTCGCCGAGGCCGCCGCGTCCATGCCGCCGGTGCGGGGCGTCGTCCACGCGGCGGGCGTCCTGGAGGACGCCACGCTCGGCACCCTCGACCCGGCGCGGCTCCTGTCCGTCCTCGAACCCAAGGTCGCGGGCGCCTGGAACCTGCACCGCCTGACCGCCGGCCTGCCCCTCGACTTCTTCGTGCTGTTCTCCTCGATCGCCGGGACCCTCGGGTCGCCGGGCCAGGGCAACTACGCCGCCGGGAACGCGTTCCTCGACGCGCTGGCGTCGGCGCGGGCGTCCGAGGGCCGCCCGGCCCTGAGCATCGCGTGGGGACCGTGGGCCGGCACCGGCCTGTCGGTCCGCGAAGGCGGCGCGGACCGGCTCGTGGCGCTCGCCGGGATCGAGGGCATCGCCGCCGATACGGGCATGGAGGCGCTGGACCGGCTGCTCGGTCTCCGGACGCCGCAGATCGCCGTCGCGCCGGTCGACTGGAGCCGCTGGGCGTCCGCGTCGGCGGCCTCGGGCGGGTCGCCGCTGGTGTCGGAGCTGGTGGCCGCCGCGGGCGCCGAGGCTGCCGCCGCCGGTGACACCGTCCGGCGGGGCACGCTGACCGCGGACGGGCTGGCCGCCGCGGACCCCGGGGACCGCCGGGAACTGCTGGAGGCGTACCTGCGGGTCGAGATCGCCCGGGCCCTCGACATGCCGCCCGGGCGGCTGGACGTCGAGGAGCCGATGAACAGCGTCGGCCTGGACTCGCTGGTGGCCGTCGGCATCAAGAACCAGATCGAGGTGGACCTCGGCATCTCGGTGCCGATGGTCGACGTGCTGGAGGGGTCGAGCGTGCGGCGGCTCGCCGAGCGGATGCTCCTCCCCGCGACGCCCGAGGTGCCCCGTCCCCCGGCGGGCGACGACGACTGGGAGGAGTTCGACGTGATCTGA
- a CDS encoding phosphopantetheine-binding protein, translating into MSCGPLISGHRVIAVDPEDRTPCPPGGTGEIWIKGPSVAAGYWDRPEDSTRTFAATLADGDGPFLRTGDLGFLRDGELYITSRMKDLIIIRGRNILPQDVERTAETAHPALRPGAGAAFGIDADGAERLVVVQEVRDGTASPDEVAAAVRAAVAAAHEVQPHAVVLIEARSIPKTSSGKIQRGRTRDAFLTGTLPVLAELRGDAVPAAEAETRAGPAPAHAPDAGDASHAGGPPDTGGEPRAGGAPRAGGAPLGRQDIEDLLVAEIADWLGVEPGEIEVGEPFVGYGLDSASGVALVGDLEALLGLRLPETLTWDYPNIAALAEHLAGLVGGPSAPPLARKG; encoded by the coding sequence GTGAGCTGCGGCCCGCTGATCAGCGGGCACCGGGTCATCGCCGTGGACCCCGAGGACCGCACGCCGTGCCCGCCGGGCGGGACCGGCGAGATCTGGATCAAGGGTCCCAGCGTCGCGGCCGGGTACTGGGACCGCCCGGAGGACAGCACCCGGACCTTCGCGGCGACGCTCGCCGACGGCGACGGGCCCTTCCTGCGCACCGGCGACCTCGGGTTCCTGCGCGACGGGGAGCTGTACATCACCTCCCGCATGAAGGACCTGATCATCATCAGGGGCCGCAACATCCTGCCGCAGGACGTCGAGCGGACCGCGGAGACCGCCCACCCGGCGTTGAGGCCGGGCGCGGGCGCCGCGTTCGGCATCGACGCGGACGGCGCCGAGCGGCTGGTGGTGGTGCAGGAGGTCCGCGACGGCACCGCCTCGCCGGACGAGGTGGCCGCCGCGGTCCGCGCCGCCGTGGCCGCCGCCCACGAGGTGCAGCCGCACGCGGTCGTCCTGATCGAGGCCCGGAGCATCCCGAAGACGTCGAGCGGCAAGATCCAGCGCGGCAGGACCCGGGACGCCTTCCTCACCGGCACGCTGCCCGTGCTGGCCGAGCTGCGCGGCGATGCCGTCCCCGCGGCGGAGGCGGAGACGCGGGCCGGCCCGGCGCCCGCCCATGCGCCGGACGCCGGAGACGCCTCGCACGCCGGCGGGCCACCGGACACGGGTGGCGAACCGCGCGCGGGCGGGGCGCCGCGCGCGGGCGGGGCGCCGCTCGGCCGGCAGGACATCGAGGACCTGCTCGTGGCCGAGATCGCGGACTGGCTCGGCGTCGAGCCCGGGGAGATCGAGGTCGGTGAGCCGTTCGTCGGCTACGGGCTGGACTCGGCGTCCGGCGTCGCCCTGGTGGGCGACCTGGAGGCGCTGCTCGGCCTCCGCCTCCCCGAGACCCTGACCTGGGACTACCCCAACATCGCCGCGCTGGCCGAGCACCTCGCCGGACTCGTCGGCGGCCCGTCCGCACCGCCTCTGGCCCGCAAAGGTTGA
- a CDS encoding AMP-binding protein, translating into MSARPDPGGAAGGGAVPATSPATTDAEPRAAGLPTLIDVLRWRACEQPDRRTYTFLTDGETDEACITNAELDAKARAIAAVLRERGLGGERALLLYPPGLDLIAAVFGCLYAGTVAVLAYPPDPGRLARTLPRLLSIVADARPAVLLTTSAVAELGELAFGEDPGLKALPRLTTDDVDAALSATWRDPGVDEDDLAILQYTSGSTADPRGVMLTHASLVDNLRRIQPSFGFRPESHMTLWLPPYHDMGLVGGILTPLYTGSTVTLMSPAAFLRRPARWLRAISRSRATIGGAPNFAYDLCARKVTPEDMEGVDLGNWNLAFNGAETVRPETLKRFADAFRRWGFRSEAFFPCYGLAETGLLISGGLMPPPSFRRHVALLGTAAPGPARPPDGTGVS; encoded by the coding sequence ATGTCTGCGCGCCCAGATCCGGGCGGTGCCGCCGGCGGCGGCGCCGTCCCCGCGACGTCCCCGGCGACGACGGACGCCGAGCCGAGGGCGGCCGGTCTTCCCACGCTCATCGACGTGCTGCGGTGGCGTGCCTGCGAGCAGCCCGACCGGCGTACGTACACGTTCCTGACGGACGGCGAGACCGACGAGGCGTGCATCACCAACGCCGAGCTGGACGCGAAGGCCCGCGCCATCGCGGCGGTGCTGCGCGAGCGGGGGCTGGGCGGCGAGCGCGCGCTCCTGCTGTACCCGCCGGGGCTGGACCTCATCGCGGCCGTCTTCGGGTGCCTCTACGCGGGGACGGTCGCGGTGCTGGCCTACCCGCCCGACCCCGGACGGCTCGCCCGGACGCTGCCCCGGCTGCTGTCGATCGTCGCCGACGCGCGCCCGGCCGTGCTGCTGACGACCTCGGCCGTCGCCGAGCTGGGCGAACTGGCGTTCGGGGAGGACCCCGGCCTGAAGGCCCTGCCCCGGCTCACGACCGACGACGTCGACGCCGCCCTGTCCGCGACGTGGCGCGACCCCGGCGTGGACGAGGACGACCTGGCCATCCTCCAGTACACCTCCGGCTCCACCGCCGATCCCCGGGGCGTGATGCTGACGCACGCCTCCCTCGTCGACAACCTCCGCCGCATCCAGCCGTCCTTCGGGTTCCGCCCCGAAAGCCACATGACGCTCTGGCTCCCGCCGTATCACGACATGGGCCTCGTCGGCGGGATCCTCACGCCGCTCTACACGGGCTCGACGGTCACGCTGATGTCGCCGGCGGCGTTCCTGCGACGGCCCGCGCGGTGGCTCCGGGCCATCTCGCGCAGCAGGGCGACGATCGGCGGCGCCCCGAACTTCGCCTACGACCTCTGCGCCCGCAAGGTCACGCCCGAGGACATGGAGGGCGTCGACCTCGGGAACTGGAACCTGGCGTTCAACGGCGCCGAGACCGTCCGGCCGGAGACGCTGAAGCGCTTCGCCGACGCGTTCCGGCGATGGGGCTTCCGCAGCGAGGCGTTCTTCCCCTGCTACGGGCTGGCTGAGACGGGACTGCTCATCAGCGGCGGGCTGATGCCGCCGCCGTCGTTCCGGCGGCATGTCGCCCTGCTCGGGACGGCGGCGCCGGGTCCGGCGCGACCGCCGGACGGGACGGGCGTTTCGTGA
- a CDS encoding acyl-CoA dehydrogenase produces MTEATPDDLETRLGDPRDPSNPLSYEAVTAADERGEPLAAGEDMLDGFGLNAEFVPARLGGRLVQADRIGLPVRALFRRDPSLGLGYGVTSYAAAVPVWVSGSDDQQARLAALLLRGRKVAAAYPEPPHVDDPARGGPAARPDPAGLVLDGREELVGNAARADAIVLLARTGDGPGDRSHLLVETAALPPGRLVHLPRARTSGMRGLLLGGIEFDACPVPDEVVGERDAAMETVPPVLQATRAVLPGVVIGALDTQLRVAVDFARGRTLYGGSVAAFPNVRSALVGAFLDVLVCDVLATVAARALHLMPGEAGMLTAAAKHLVPRLLHEASYSLSVTVGARSYMREGRHAVFQKLMRDIPVAAFADAGAAVRATAIVPRLPGLATGARDAAEPPDALFDVGGDLPELDFGRLTADGGTARGLGALLAAAAADGDPRVAGPGGRLAAELDLLTARCAALPPHPPERIGLPRGTRPRSGSWRRAARPTTWPAATPSCSRRPRASACGGGAAASPPGRTGSRPSSPGWSPGSGRRYRPPSPGRRRRPSRSRRPWRPS; encoded by the coding sequence ATGACCGAGGCGACGCCGGACGACCTGGAGACCCGCCTCGGGGATCCCCGCGACCCGTCCAACCCGCTGTCCTACGAGGCCGTGACGGCGGCCGACGAACGCGGCGAGCCCCTCGCCGCCGGCGAGGACATGCTGGACGGATTCGGGCTCAACGCCGAGTTCGTCCCCGCCCGCCTCGGCGGGCGGCTCGTCCAGGCCGACCGGATCGGGCTGCCGGTGCGCGCGCTGTTCCGCCGCGACCCCTCGCTGGGCCTCGGCTACGGCGTCACCAGCTACGCCGCCGCCGTGCCGGTGTGGGTGTCGGGCTCGGACGACCAGCAGGCCCGGCTCGCCGCCCTGCTGCTGCGCGGCAGGAAGGTCGCGGCGGCCTACCCCGAGCCGCCGCACGTTGACGACCCCGCCCGCGGCGGGCCGGCCGCCCGCCCGGATCCGGCGGGCCTCGTCCTCGACGGCCGTGAGGAACTGGTCGGCAACGCCGCCCGCGCCGACGCGATCGTGCTGCTCGCCCGCACCGGCGACGGCCCCGGCGACCGCTCCCACCTGCTGGTCGAGACGGCCGCGCTGCCCCCCGGCCGTCTCGTCCACCTGCCGCGTGCGCGTACCTCGGGCATGCGCGGCCTGCTGCTCGGCGGGATCGAGTTCGACGCCTGCCCCGTCCCGGACGAGGTGGTGGGGGAGCGCGACGCGGCCATGGAGACGGTGCCGCCGGTGCTCCAGGCGACCCGCGCCGTCCTGCCCGGCGTGGTCATCGGCGCCCTCGACACCCAGCTGCGCGTCGCCGTGGACTTCGCGCGCGGCCGGACCCTGTACGGGGGGTCGGTCGCCGCGTTCCCCAACGTCCGCTCGGCCCTGGTCGGCGCCTTCCTGGACGTGCTGGTCTGCGACGTCCTCGCCACCGTGGCCGCCCGCGCGCTGCACCTGATGCCCGGCGAGGCCGGCATGCTGACGGCGGCGGCGAAGCACCTGGTCCCGAGGCTGCTGCACGAGGCGTCCTACAGCCTGTCGGTCACCGTGGGCGCCCGCTCGTACATGCGCGAGGGCCGGCACGCCGTCTTCCAGAAGCTCATGCGCGACATCCCGGTGGCGGCGTTCGCGGACGCGGGCGCCGCGGTCCGCGCGACGGCGATCGTCCCGCGGCTGCCCGGTCTCGCGACCGGCGCCCGGGACGCCGCCGAGCCGCCGGACGCGCTGTTCGACGTCGGCGGCGACCTCCCGGAGCTGGACTTCGGGCGGCTCACGGCCGACGGCGGGACCGCCCGCGGTCTCGGCGCGCTGCTCGCGGCCGCGGCGGCGGACGGCGACCCGCGCGTCGCCGGGCCCGGCGGCCGTCTTGCGGCCGAGCTGGACCTCCTCACGGCGCGCTGCGCCGCCCTGCCCCCGCACCCCCCGGAGCGGATCGGCCTGCCGCGGGGGACGCGCCCCCGCAGCGGATCGTGGCGGCGAGCCGCGAGGCCCACGACCTGGCCGGCCGCTACACCGTCCTGCTCGCGGCGGCCGCGTGCGTCGGCGTGTGGCGGCGGGGCAGCGGCTTCACCGCCGGGCCGGACTGGATCGCGGCCGTCCTCGCCCGGCTGGAGTCCCGGCTCGGGCCGCCGGTACCGGCCGCCGTCACCGGGGCGACGGAGACGCCCCTCGCGGTCGAGACGGCCCTGGCGGCCGAGCTGA